GATGGAGGCTCTTCCAACTATTCACTGACTAAAGAcagtgaagatgatgaagaggatgatgatgtgaagcgTCATGAATCTGAGCTTAAATGCTTGtcagactctgaaactgaagacagtgaggatGATTGGAAGGAGAGCCGGGCTCCAGGGTCAGGCAGAAACACTGTCAACAAATCTTTGAGCTGCTCTgagtgtggaggaaaatttgCTAACAGACGCACTCTTCAGAGTCACATGACATGTCATCCAAGATTAACGTCTTCAGATTGTTCTGGTAGTGAGACGTGTTTTGGAGAGAAGAAAATAATGGATTTACTGACAAAAGTCCAGATGACAAGTAAAAATTTTAACTGTGGTGAGTGTGATAAACGTTTTAACAggaaacatgatttaaaaagaCACATGACAGtacacacaggagacaaaccctttaattgtgatgcttgtcagaaaagcTTTTACCAAAAATCAACTTTGAACAAGCACATAAAAACCCACAAAGAGAAGTCCATTGGTTGTAAcacttgtggaaaaagatttgcctacaAGTCAGTTTTAAGGACCCActtgagaatccacacaggagacaaaccctttggttgtgatgcatgtggaaagagATATAAACaaaagtcacatttaaacatacacatgagaatccacacaggagagaatccctttgtttgtgatgtttgtggaaaaagatttgcttACAAGTCAGTTTTAAGGACCCatgtgagaatccacacaggggacaaaccctttggttgtgatgcatgtggaaagagatttaaacaaaagtcacatttaaacatacacatgagaatccacacaggagagaatcCCTTTAggtgtgatgtttgtggaaaaagatttgcctacaAGTCAGTTTTAAGGACCCacgtgagaatccacacaggagacgaaccctttggttgtgatgcatgtggaaagagATATAAACaaaagtcacatttaaacatacacatgagaatccacacaggagagaatccctttgtttgtgatgtttgtggaaaaagatttgcttACAAGTCAGTTTTAAGGAGCCacgtgagaatccacacaggagacaaaccctttggttgtgatgcatgtggaaagagatttaaacaaaagtcacatttaaacatacacatgagaatccacacaggagagaatcCCTTTAggtgtgatgtttgtggaaaaagatttgcctacaAGTCAGTTTTAAGGACCCacgtgagaatccacacaggagacgaaccctttggttgtgattcatgtggaaagagatttaaacaaaagtcacatttaaacatacacatgaaaacccacacaggagagaatccatttagttgtgatgtttgtgggaaAAGATTCGCCTACAAGTCacttttaaacagacacatgaatatccacacagaagtcaaaccctttggttgtgatgcatgtggaaagagatttaaacaaaagtcacatttaaacatacacataaaaacccacacaggagagaatccatttggttgtgatgtttgtggaaaaagatttgcctacaAGTCAGTTTTAAGGACCCatgtgagaacccacacaggagagaatccctttagttgtgatgcatgtggaaaaagattttcctgGAAGTCAGATTTGAATattcacatgagaatccacacaggagacaaaccctttagttgtgatgtttgtggaaaaagatttgcctggaaATCAGCTTTAACCAGACacgtgagaatccacacaggcgacaaaccctttggttgtgatgtatgtggaaaaacatttgccagGAAGTCCAATTTAGAcgaacacatgagaatccacacaggagacaaacccttcggttgtgatgcatgtggaaaaacatttgcctGGAAGTCCAATTTAGACgtacacatgagaatccacacaggcgGAAGAAGCCCTTTGGTTGAGATGCTTGTGTAATAAGATTATACGAAAAGTCAAATTTAAACCCACACATGATAACTCACAGAGGAACTAAACCCTCAAGCTGTGATGCTTGTGCAAGTCATCTTTAAACGTACACAGAAGAACAGACAATGGAGAGAAACCTTTTGAATGTGATGAATGTTGTAAAAACTTGACTTTTTATGTCAGATCTAAACCAGCACACTAGAATTTACAGAAAACGTAAGGTCATTGCTGGTTATGATTGTGGACAAGATTTAAGCACAATTTATGCCCTTTATCATATATTGGGCGCGAGTGTGGCTGACATGGTAGTAGTTTGTCCTTTAACTGGAGGGTTCCTGAACCCCCGCTCTGTcagtctcagtcattgtgtccgtgggcaagacacttcattCAGActcgcttctgtcagtctgccccggGGCAGCaatggctacaatgtagctcaccactgtaagtgtgtgaatgggtgtgtgaatgggtggatgactgattgtagtgtacagcactttggggtcctctgacttgataaagtgctatacaagtgcagaccAATTACCAAATAGCAGCAATAAACATGCAGCATGAAGTTATGGATAACTTTGTCCGTTCAAAGCTTCTCTTAACTACTCTGGTCTCCTTAGTCGGTATTGTTTTTGGCCTGCTTATAGAGGGGCGAGGTACCAGTCCCCTCTGGTGTGGGCTTCTTCATTTGGTCTGACCCAGCTTTCTCGGTTGTGGTTGCTGCTGTTGTATGTGCAAAATGTCTTGATGGACACACAAATGTCCTCACCAAAACTGGTTTATGATGTCATTGTGTCAATGAATTTGTTGAGGTCAGTGGCTGCAGCTTAAAAAAACACTCCAATCTgtccattcaaagcaggcctgtaccTTCTGAGTTGATTACTCTGTCCACTTCCTTATAGTTCTCACCACAGGCTTACAAGTTCATAATTTCTGTTGGTTAGTATGAGCTGAAGCAGATGGTGTTTATAGTCTTGAAGCTGCTCAGGTTGCAGTGCAGGCatctttttaaaactgtgtaGCATTGGTCCAGAGTGTTAACCTCTCTGGTTGGGGTCTTTGTATTTAGGAAGTTCATAGGTGAGATATGTTCTGTTAAAGTCCGAGAGAACTATGATAAGAGAGTCTTGATTTATGTTCCTCCACGTCTGTTATTCGGTCAGTCAGCTAAGGGCGGCAGATCTGTGGAAATCACGGGTTTCTTATGGCAAGGAAGAGCATCTCGCTCCTTTAGTTAGCCAGGGAGCGGATATTTGCCAGGTAGATATACGAGAGCAGAGCTTGCAGTCCTGTCAGAGCTTGACAAGCATGCCTGCACATTTTCCCAGTCTGCTTCTCCCGTACTTCCCACAGAGAGCCGCGGCGCTTCCAACCAGGATCTCAAAAAATCTCTGGATGGGtggaaactggaaaaaagaCTGACTTATTCTTAGGAGTTGCTGTCTGGTTGGAAATATCTCTAGTACAACTGCAAAGTACAGTACAAatacaggaaagaaaaaaaaaaaaagtacagagATGGCCATGTATAGCGCCATCTTAGATCTAACTAATTCCACAATGCTCTGGGTTGGGTACTTGTTGTGCTTCAAGCttgttgatctttttttttttttgctagagatcatatttgagcttttgagttGTTCTTGTAAACAACTGTGTCTTTGTTCTGGTGATACATTGCATCAAAGTCCACAAGAATATTATCAACCAGAAAACGTGATAAAAAAtcctaaagaataaaaaaacttgTTATGTAATAAGTTGATATCTTGTGTCATACTATTCTATACTTTTGTTAAATCATTATAGTGAGGAGTTTCATTCTAGATATCTGTTTGTTATGGATCCAATTTAGATTGTatatattattgttttatatattgtCTCCTCTGGCTGCTCATCTCTCTCACATTGTTGTGGCCCAGCTGGGGATGAAACGTGGACTTAGACCCATCTTCGCTTCTGCTCATCATAATGGTCCACATAAGAGGTGGTGTCTGGgcaaagaaaattagtttaggataaaacaTGTGCTGAGGAATTTTTACATAACTTTGAAAATCAGTTGTTCAAAaaggttattgatttctaatttggGAAATCgttctaaaaaatatatattattataattatgtttattgcctggttcacacggcaggattttcaaattgtccccATAAATGACGATTAAAAAAATTGAGGTATAACGGGTTCGGTTTTCAcagcaagcacaacacaccatATACGAACACATTTCACTTacaaacattcagatttcaGACTGGAAATTTCACAAACCCTCTTGAGATCAaacgtgagttcagagtaattcccttCCGTGTTTCTCTCACCtcactttctgattggctactgCAGCACTAATTGTCCTGAACCTAAGCTGCTTATTTGGTTgcttaaatatgaaaaaactggaaatatttttgctttaatgCATTCTACAGCTCTTTCTTTGTCatataactgtgttttaaaacgAGCTTTTAGAGGTCATATTGGTGATCAAAAATCATAATACAGTCAATCATGAATATAgctttttttaaactcaaaagTTATTCCTAGGAGATATTTAACATAACCGCAAGACAaggagtaaaataaaaatgttgtctgACCTAAAAATTTATAGTTTACAGTGTGTACTCCCCAGTGCCGGAACCATTAGCTTGAGTCCTGAATCCTGCAGATTATTATTACTCAGGTCCAGCTATCTTACTTGACATGATGGTGACATGAGAACTGAATACAGGGGTTTAAAACTGTCCCCTGAGAGGTAACAGTTACTCTGTCTGAAATATGTAATAGAAGACCAAGTGGGGCGCGGCGCtagtggtgtaggggttagcgcgcgaccatatagagaggctatagtcctcgaatcGGCtttcccgggttcgagtcccagatccagtgacctttgccaaatgccccccccccccttttgcccctccttcctgtctgcctactatcaaaa
This DNA window, taken from Girardinichthys multiradiatus isolate DD_20200921_A chromosome 24, DD_fGirMul_XY1, whole genome shotgun sequence, encodes the following:
- the LOC124861436 gene encoding oocyte zinc finger protein XlCOF6-like; its protein translation is MDQQELELLHIKEESERIWASQHGEQLNVKKETDYTRFPLTVVNMKSEEDEKKPLFSQLHQQQTEDRDLPSSSSADQIKAEIKVEDCGTAESSRNPDLNTDGGSSNYSLTKDSEDDEEDDDVKRHESELKCLSDSETEDSEDDWKESRAPGSGRNTVNKSLSCSECGGKFANRRTLQSHMTCHPRLTSSDCSGSETCFGEKKIMDLLTKVQMTSKNFNCGECDKRFNRKHDLKRHMTVHTGDKPFNCDACQKSFYQKSTLNKHIKTHKEKSIGCNTCGKRFAYKSVLRTHLRIHTGDKPFGCDACGKRYKQKSHLNIHMRIHTGENPFVCDVCGKRFAYKSVLRTHVRIHTGDKPFGCDACGKRFKQKSHLNIHMRIHTGENPFRCDVCGKRFAYKSVLRTHVRIHTGDEPFGCDACGKRYKQKSHLNIHMRIHTGENPFVCDVCGKRFAYKSVLRSHVRIHTGDKPFGCDACGKRFKQKSHLNIHMRIHTGENPFRCDVCGKRFAYKSVLRTHVRIHTGDEPFGCDSCGKRFKQKSHLNIHMKTHTGENPFSCDVCGKRFAYKSLLNRHMNIHTEVKPFGCDACGKRFKQKSHLNIHIKTHTGENPFGCDVCGKRFAYKSVLRTHVRTHTGENPFSCDACGKRFSWKSDLNIHMRIHTGDKPFSCDVCGKRFAWKSALTRHVRIHTGDKPFGCDVCGKTFARKSNLDEHMRIHTGDKPFGCDACGKTFAWKSNLDVHMRIHTGGRSPLVEMLV